One window of the Desulfatiglans sp. genome contains the following:
- a CDS encoding nicotinamide-nucleotide amidohydrolase family protein: MEKTLGNILIQKSLTIATAESCTGGLIGHMITSIPGSSAYFMGGIISYSNQAKCDLLGVSADTLKKYGAVSGETAREMAWGIRERFGTDIGLSVTGIAGPDGGTKEKPVGTVFMGFVFDKKEPVSIRYLFKGTREKIKQKTAETALENIRRYLDGDTFIPGI, from the coding sequence ATGGAAAAGACCCTTGGAAACATTTTAATACAAAAATCCCTCACCATTGCTACTGCTGAATCATGCACTGGCGGGCTTATCGGCCACATGATCACCAGCATCCCGGGCAGTTCCGCCTATTTTATGGGTGGGATAATCAGCTACAGCAACCAGGCAAAATGCGACCTCTTAGGGGTATCCGCTGATACACTGAAAAAATATGGGGCAGTAAGCGGTGAAACTGCAAGGGAGATGGCATGGGGTATAAGAGAAAGGTTCGGGACAGACATAGGCCTTTCTGTAACAGGCATAGCAGGGCCTGATGGGGGAACAAAAGAAAAGCCTGTCGGCACAGTTTTTATGGGTTTTGTATTTGATAAGAAGGAGCCCGTCTCAATAAGATACCTTTTTAAAGGCACAAGGGAAAAAATAAAACAGAAGACAGCAGAGACCGCTCTCGAAAATATCAGGAGGTATCTTGATGGGGATACGTTCATTCCTGGCATTTGA
- the thpR gene encoding RNA 2',3'-cyclic phosphodiesterase: MGIRSFLAFELPGDIKSEVARISANGQKSGLDAGWVKPANIHLTMLFLGDMAERDMPAIISSIDNGLKGTTPFEISLSGMGLFPDIKRPRVMWLGLNGDKERLSALRDRLQAPLELFGVEQEKRPFTPHLTLARFRKPVKDAALLKGLIDKYSDITGPQGRLDELVLFKSELRQGGSVYTKIHAWPLA; this comes from the coding sequence ATGGGGATACGTTCATTCCTGGCATTTGAACTGCCGGGAGATATAAAGAGTGAGGTGGCACGCATCTCAGCCAATGGTCAAAAGAGCGGGCTTGATGCAGGGTGGGTTAAACCCGCTAATATCCACCTTACCATGCTCTTTTTGGGTGATATGGCGGAAAGGGATATGCCTGCAATTATCTCCTCTATAGATAATGGCCTGAAAGGCACAACCCCTTTTGAAATCAGCCTCTCAGGCATGGGGCTCTTCCCAGATATTAAAAGGCCGAGGGTCATGTGGCTAGGGCTAAATGGAGATAAGGAAAGGCTTTCTGCTTTAAGAGACAGGCTCCAGGCGCCTCTTGAGCTGTTTGGCGTTGAACAGGAAAAAAGACCATTTACCCCGCACCTTACCCTTGCAAGGTTCAGGAAACCTGTTAAGGATGCCGCCTTACTCAAAGGTTTGATAGACAAATACAGTGACATTACAGGGCCACAAGGAAGGCTTGATGAACTTGTACTATTTAAGAGCGAACTCAGGCAGGGCGGCTCCGTATATACAAAGATCCATGCCTGGCCCCTGGCATAA
- a CDS encoding phosphatidylglycerophosphatase A translates to MQPVAAYNSGVLDLFMKGHEEKGFAGKRLLNNADTKGRVILFFATWFFTGLIPFAPGTWGSIAALPFVACAYSFGLFFSCIFLTLILIISIPVAGRASQIMKLNDPSSVVIDEAAGIFVTLFLIPVSWMNVIAGLVLFRIFDILKPFPAGLIDKKVRGGLGIVLDDVMAGIYANVGVRIILILID, encoded by the coding sequence TTGCAGCCAGTTGCGGCCTATAATAGCGGGGTTCTTGATCTTTTTATGAAGGGGCATGAGGAAAAAGGGTTTGCAGGAAAAAGGCTTCTTAACAACGCAGATACAAAGGGGCGGGTTATCCTTTTTTTTGCCACATGGTTTTTTACCGGGCTGATCCCTTTTGCGCCCGGCACATGGGGAAGCATTGCTGCCCTCCCGTTTGTTGCCTGTGCCTATAGCTTCGGTTTGTTTTTCTCCTGTATATTCCTTACATTAATACTGATCATTTCAATACCTGTTGCAGGCCGGGCATCACAAATCATGAAATTGAATGACCCATCATCAGTGGTAATTGATGAGGCAGCAGGTATATTTGTCACCCTTTTTCTGATCCCTGTATCATGGATGAACGTGATTGCAGGCCTTGTGCTCTTCAGGATATTTGATATATTAAAGCCATTCCCCGCTGGCCTTATAGATAAAAAAGTCAGGGGTGGTTTAGGCATTGTGCTTGATGATGTTATGGCAGGCATATATGCGAATGTGGGGGTGAGGATAATCTTAATCCTGATAGATTAA
- the rlmD gene encoding 23S rRNA (uracil(1939)-C(5))-methyltransferase RlmD, with product MDNREPMVLNVKKKTDNCLHFPLCGGCNHLDMPYEEQLSLKRQALTDLFEPVNISIPPVIKSPEAWYYRHKVQLPFGVTGKGRIKQPVLGCYEKSSHRVVDQHMCLIQDQDCTTIVNSVRKWVMDTGLTIYNEKSGTGFLRHLLLRRGNGTGEIIIGFITNEDRLKGTRNISRMLLERIEKAGLKGSKVVGIIQNINSRFTNVVLGNDELLWWGRPYIKEKMGDWHYRIGLSTFFQVNPFQTPQLYNEVLNHVPEGARVLDCYCGAGSIALWVSKKAGYVLGIDENLSSIKDARAAASYNRAKNLAFKQGDVEKELITLSRNDYNCVIFDPPRAGLTERLINSLNGSAVKRIIYVSCNPVTLKRDILLLKKRFSPVSIQAIDMFPHTEHIECVALLEA from the coding sequence ATGGATAATAGAGAACCAATGGTATTGAATGTTAAAAAGAAAACAGACAACTGCCTTCATTTTCCCCTCTGCGGCGGGTGCAATCATCTTGATATGCCCTACGAAGAGCAGCTCTCTTTAAAAAGGCAGGCGCTTACTGATCTGTTTGAACCCGTTAATATATCTATCCCTCCTGTTATCAAAAGCCCTGAGGCCTGGTACTACCGGCACAAGGTGCAGCTTCCATTTGGTGTTACAGGCAAAGGCAGGATAAAACAGCCTGTATTAGGCTGCTACGAGAAAAGCTCCCACCGTGTGGTTGATCAGCATATGTGTCTTATCCAGGATCAGGACTGCACCACCATTGTGAATAGTGTCAGAAAGTGGGTAATGGATACGGGGCTTACCATATATAACGAGAAGAGCGGCACAGGGTTTTTAAGACACCTGCTTTTACGCAGGGGAAACGGGACAGGAGAGATCATTATCGGGTTTATTACAAATGAAGACAGGCTGAAAGGCACAAGGAATATCTCCAGGATGCTACTTGAACGCATTGAAAAGGCAGGGCTTAAAGGGAGCAAGGTTGTCGGGATTATCCAGAATATCAACAGCCGCTTTACCAATGTTGTGCTTGGCAACGATGAGCTTCTCTGGTGGGGAAGGCCATACATAAAGGAGAAAATGGGTGATTGGCATTACCGAATCGGGCTTTCCACCTTTTTCCAGGTAAACCCGTTTCAGACGCCGCAGCTATATAATGAGGTGCTTAATCATGTGCCGGAAGGGGCGCGTGTTTTAGATTGCTATTGCGGGGCAGGGAGCATTGCCCTGTGGGTATCTAAAAAGGCAGGATATGTTTTAGGCATAGATGAAAACCTGTCATCTATAAAGGATGCGCGTGCAGCCGCCTCATATAACAGGGCGAAAAATTTGGCCTTTAAACAGGGGGATGTGGAAAAGGAGCTGATAACACTCTCTCGCAATGACTATAACTGTGTGATATTTGACCCGCCAAGGGCGGGCCTAACAGAACGATTGATAAATAGCCTCAATGGCTCCGCTGTGAAACGCATTATCTATGTCTCATGCAATCCGGTTACATTAAAGAGGGATATCTTGCTCCTTAAAAAGAGGTTCAGCCCTGTTTCCATTCAGGCAATTGACATGTTCCCCCATACCGAACATATAGAGTGCGTTGCCCTTCTTGAAGCGTAA